One region of Populus trichocarpa isolate Nisqually-1 chromosome 4, P.trichocarpa_v4.1, whole genome shotgun sequence genomic DNA includes:
- the LOC127905211 gene encoding uncharacterized protein LOC127905211, with product MATERDDSLQSVSVRLDGKNYSYWSYVMRNFLKGKKMWGYVSGAYVVPKNTEEGDTASIDAWEANNAKIITWINNSVEHSIGTQLAKYETAKEVWDHLQRLFTQSNFAKQYQLENDIRALHQKNMSIQEFYSAMTDLWDQLALTESAELKACGAYIERREQQRLVQFLTALRNDFEGLRGSILHRSPLPSVDSVVSELLAEEIRLQSYSEKGILSASNPSVLAVPSKPFSNHQNKPYTRVGFDECSFCKQKGHWKAQCPKLRQQNQAWKSGSQSQSNVHRPPQGYKPPHHNTAAVASPGSITDPNTLAEQFQKFLSLQPQAMSASSIGQLPHSSSGSAVSEADWDRP from the exons atggctactgaacgagatgattcgcttcagtctgtgagtgtgaggttggatgggaagaactattcgtattggagctatgtaatgagaaattttcttaagggtaagaagatgtggggaTATGTCAGTGGAGCTTATGTGGTACCTAAGAATACTGAAGAAGGAGATACTGCTTCGATAGATGcatgggaagcaaacaatgcaaagatcattacttggatcaacaattctgttgagcattctataggtacacagttggcgaagtatgagacagcaaaggaggtttgggatcatctgcaaaggttattcacgcaatcaaattttgcaaaacagtatcagttagagaatgacatacgagctcttcaccagaagaatatgagtattcaggagttctattctgccatgacagatctttgggatcaattagctcttacagaatcggcagaattaaaagcatgtggtgcttatattgaacgtagagagcagcaacgattggtacagtttttaacagcacttcgcaatgattttgaaggacttagaggttcaattctgcatcgttctccactgccttctgttgactctgttgtcagtgagttattggctgaagaaatacgtcttcagtcttattctgaaaagggaattctttctgcttcaaatccttctgtactagcagtaccttctaagccattctctaatcatcagaataagccttacacaagggttggcttcgatgagtgcagtttctgtaagcagaaaggtcattggaaggctcagtgtcctaagttgagacaacagaatcaagcttggaagtctggcagtcagtcacaatctaatgtTCATCGaccacctcagggttataaaccaccacaccacaatactgcaGCAGTAGCTTCACCAGGCTCTATTACCGATCCTAATACTTTGGCTGaacaatttcagaagtttctctccttgcagccacaagcaatgtccgcttcttccataggtcagttgcctcatagttcctcag gatctgcagtctcaga
- the LOC127905269 gene encoding uncharacterized protein LOC127905269, with the protein MATAYVTVFCNASGVKVSFFTEFKWPVKNLTHLDHWNMDFLSFVSAPDKLKLPGLSRTPCLYLQLLYQHADNLSREMVPSIFRHKKSKKIGVRSEDLRDSPEKSIKGSGIALSSPRLVIPAAIHGLRVLSQQNFADDLFDFQLVPAMSGVFVYEAAALVQAYRDNDDLTLVFPDSGEVSSD; encoded by the exons GCTTATGTCACTGTGTTCTGTAATGCTTCTGGTGTTAAAGTTAGTTTCTTTACTGAGTTCAAGTGGCCTGTAAAGAATCTGACTCACCTTGATCATTGGAAtatggattttctttcttttgtctcAGCTCCTGATAAGTTGAAATTACCAGGGCTGAGCAGGACAC CTTGCTTATACCTTCAACTCTTATACCAACATGCAGACAATCTCTCGAGGGAAATGGTTCCTTCGATTTTCAGGCACAAGAAGTCCAAGAA GATTGGGGTAAGAAGTGAGGATCTTAGGGACTCACCGGAGAAATCAATTAAGGGAAGCGGTATTGCTCTTTCATCTCCAAGGCTTGTGATACCGGCTGCAATTCATGGATTGCGGGTCCTGTCTCAGCAAAATTTTGCCGACGATCTTTTTGATTTCCAG CTTGTGCCTGCTATGTCTGGGGTGTTTGTATACGAAGCTGCTGCTCTTGTGCAAGCATACAGAGACAACGATGACCTGACGCTTGTCTTCCCAGATAGCGGGGAAGTATCAAGTGACTAA
- the LOC18098081 gene encoding uncharacterized protein LOC18098081 has product MSSRKQRERQMLESIYSMIALVFILVTCIELCDAATVVDVYRLIQYDISGAQFGSRFATLNHHAGSLHLPPGVDLSRTVVIIPVRELNITLVKEFIAQRKPLGGLLFLLPQMLNFENRDPTSESKYQIHEKKLTKNVLVELERLLIYANIPYPVYFAFENDDIDAVLADVKRNDASGQPATATTGSYKLVVSAPEPKRIASPAITNIQGWLPGLKADGDPNQLPTIAIVASYDTFGTAPALSVGSDSNGSGIVALLEIARLFSLLYSNPKTRGRYNLLFGLTSGGPYNYNGTHKWLRSFDQRLRESIDYAICLNSIGSWDNKLWIHVSKPPENALIKQIFEGFSTVAEELGIEVSLKHKKINISNPRVAWEHEQFSKLRVTAATLTGLSAPPELLERTGGLSDSRHFVNEDAIVRSIKLVAENIARHVYDYQGKNIQIFADDTSLAVNAPYIRSWLDLLSQTPRVAPFLSKNDPFVMALKKELEDHTHEVNVQHEVLDGMFTIYDSTKAKLNIYQVASVTFDLLLLLVLGSYLIILFTFLVITTRGLDDLISLFRRPPSRKVKAA; this is encoded by the exons ATGTCGTCAAGGAAACAGCGAGAGCGTCAAATGCTAGAATCAATCTACTCAATGATCGCTCTCGTCTTCATCCTTGTCACCTGCATCGAGCTATGTGACGCAGCAACTGTCGTCGACGTCTACCGCTTAATCCAATACGATATCTCCGGAGCTCAGTTCGGATCGCGTTTTGCCACTTTGAACCACCACGCCGGCTCCTTGCATCTCCCTCCCGGCGTCGATCTTTCTCGCACTGTCGTCATCATTCCTGTTCGTGAATTGAATATCACTTTGGTTAAAG agTTTATTGCACAAAGAAAACCGCTGGGaggattattatttttgctgCCGCAAAtgcttaattttgaaaatagagACCCCACGTCTGAGAGCAAGTATCAAATACATGAGAAGAAGTTGACAAAGAATGTTTTGGTGGAGCTTGAACGATTGCTTATTTATGCCAATATTCCC TATCCGGTATATTTTGCTTTTGAGAATGATGACATTGATGCTGTGTTGGCTGATGTCAAGAGGAATGATGCCTCTGGTCAGCCTGCTACTGCGACAACTGGCAG CTACAAGCTTGTTGTCTCAGCACCAGAACCTAAGAGAATTGCATCTCCTGCCATCACAAACATTCAG GGGTGGTTGCCAGGGCTGAAAGCAGATGGAGATCCGAATCAACTTCCAACTATTGCTATTGTAGCATCATATGATACTTTTGGAACTGCACCT GCATTATCTGTTGGAAGTGATAGCAATGGGAGTGGCATTGTGGCTCTTCTTGAAATAGCTAGGTTATTTTCACTTCTTTATTCTAATCCAAAGACAAGAGGACGGTATAACTTACTTTTTGGGCTAACATCCGGTGGACCTTATAACTACAATGGAACCCACAAG TGGCTTCGGAGCTTTGATCAACGTCTACGAGAAAGCATCGATTATGCTATTTGCTTGAATAGCATTGGCTCATGGGATAACAAATTGTGGATTCATGTGTCCAAGCCTCCTGAGAATgccttaattaaacaaatatttgaa GGTTTCTCTACTGTAGCAGAAGAGCTGGGCATTGAAGTTAGTTTGAAGCACAAGAAAATTAATATCTCAAATCCTCGA GTAGCTTGGGAGCACGAGCAGTTTTCAAAGCTGAGGGTCACGGCTGCTACCCTTACCGGACTTTCTGCACCACCTGAACTGTTAGAAAGAACTGGAGGTCTATCTGACAGCAG ACATTTTGTAAACGAAGATGCAATAGTTAGAAGTATCAAGCTAGTTGCTGAGAATATCGCG AGGCATGTCTATGATTACCAAGGGAAAAACATTCAAATCTTTGCGGATGACACTAGTTTGGCTGTCAATGCTCCTTACATAAGATCCTGGTTGGATCTTTTGTCACAAACACCTCGAGTGGCACCATTTCTATCAAAGAATGACCCATTTGTCATGGCACTGAAAAAG GAATTAGAAGATCATACTCATGAAGTAAATGTGCAACATGAGGTGCTCGATGGGATGTTCACAATCTATGACTCAACTAAAGCTAAACTAAACATATACcag GTTGCTAGTGTAACATTCGACTTGCTGTTGCTTCTAGTGCTAGGATCATATTTGATTatacttttcacttttcttgtcaTCACAACAAGG GGTCTTGATGATCTCATAAGTTTATTCCGACGGCCTCCCTCTCGTAAG GTGAAAGCAGCATGA